One part of the Streptomyces lienomycini genome encodes these proteins:
- a CDS encoding HdeD family acid-resistance protein — protein MTEPPGGPPGGAPYDDRGVHARHGAHEPGAGPREHEPEPAFEGPLHLLSRAAWQTVLFTGVASLVLGVLVLVWPGASLLAAGVLFGLYLVISGILQLAAAFGTHRRTSLRVLAFISGAVSILLGLFCFRGPLQSVLLLALWIGIGWLFRGVTQIVAAAHDPAMPARGWHVFLGVVTVVAGIVLIDSPVESATVLMLVGGWWLVVVGVVEIVTSLRLRGQAGRVPRSL, from the coding sequence ATGACCGAACCACCTGGCGGGCCCCCGGGCGGGGCACCGTACGACGACCGCGGGGTGCACGCCCGGCACGGCGCCCACGAGCCGGGCGCCGGACCGCGGGAGCACGAGCCCGAACCCGCGTTCGAGGGGCCCCTGCACCTGCTGTCCCGCGCCGCCTGGCAGACCGTGCTGTTCACGGGGGTCGCCTCACTGGTCCTGGGCGTGCTGGTCCTGGTCTGGCCCGGGGCGTCGCTGCTCGCGGCCGGAGTGCTCTTCGGCCTGTACCTCGTCATCAGCGGCATCCTCCAGCTGGCCGCCGCCTTCGGCACGCACCGGAGGACCTCGCTGCGGGTGCTGGCCTTCATCAGCGGCGCCGTGTCGATCCTGCTGGGGCTGTTCTGCTTCCGCGGCCCGCTGCAGTCGGTGCTGCTGCTCGCGCTGTGGATCGGCATCGGCTGGCTGTTCCGCGGCGTCACGCAGATCGTGGCCGCCGCGCACGACCCGGCGATGCCCGCGCGCGGCTGGCACGTCTTCCTCGGCGTCGTCACCGTCGTCGCCGGCATCGTGCTGATCGACTCGCCGGTCGAGTCGGCCACCGTCCTCATGCTGGTCGGCGGCTGGTGGCTGGTCGTCGTCGGCGTCGTCGAGATCGTCACGTCCCTGCGGCTGCGCGGACAGGCGGGCCGGGTCCCCCGCAGCCTGTGA
- a CDS encoding siderophore-interacting protein: MGQGRGWEGAVLKLMRAKDFEFTVTDAEDVTPHYRRLRLSDGGMLAATGVHPTMWVRLWFDNAGRPHQRGYTLVDPDPAAGTFAMEFALHEGCASDWARAAKPGDTIEATVQGTGFEVPRPLPSRVFAVADPASLPALNSLLDALGPVPATVWFEGATDDGLPFRADPERHEVRAVPRRDAGAGLVARVREELPELLASAPEPYVWIACDTATTRTLASYVRKDLGVAKQRVNALGYWRAT, encoded by the coding sequence ATGGGGCAGGGGCGGGGTTGGGAGGGCGCGGTCCTCAAGCTGATGCGCGCGAAGGACTTCGAGTTCACCGTGACGGACGCCGAGGACGTGACCCCGCACTACCGGCGGCTGCGGCTGAGCGACGGCGGCATGCTGGCGGCGACCGGCGTCCACCCCACGATGTGGGTACGGCTGTGGTTCGACAACGCGGGCAGGCCGCACCAGCGCGGGTACACGCTGGTCGACCCGGACCCGGCGGCCGGCACCTTCGCCATGGAGTTCGCCCTGCACGAGGGGTGCGCGAGCGACTGGGCGCGGGCGGCGAAGCCGGGGGACACGATCGAGGCGACCGTCCAGGGCACGGGGTTCGAGGTACCGCGGCCCCTGCCCTCCCGTGTCTTCGCGGTCGCGGACCCGGCGTCCCTGCCCGCGCTCAACTCCCTGCTCGACGCGCTGGGGCCGGTGCCCGCGACGGTGTGGTTCGAGGGCGCCACGGACGACGGCCTGCCCTTCCGCGCCGACCCCGAGCGGCACGAGGTCCGCGCGGTTCCGCGCCGGGACGCGGGTGCGGGGCTGGTGGCACGGGTGAGGGAGGAGCTGCCGGAGCTGCTGGCGTCCGCCCCGGAGCCGTACGTCTGGATCGCCTGCGACACGGCGACCACGCGGACGCTGGCCTCGTACGTCCGCAAGGACCTGGGGGTGGCGAAGCAGCGGGTGAACGCGCTGGGGTACTGGCGCGCGACCTGA
- a CDS encoding HhH-GPD-type base excision DNA repair protein, which yields MDVTLHLAQDPEADELLGRSPLAALVGMLLDQQVPMEWAFKGPSTIARRMSAEDLDAHDIAAYDPEGFAALLSEKPAVHRYPGSMAGRVQQLCRYLVETYDGDAEAVWRGVSTGGELLKRLRELPGFGMQKAQIFLALLGKQLGVRPEGWREAAGAYGEPDSFRSVADIRGPESLTKVRAHKQEMKAAAKAAKASGT from the coding sequence ATGGACGTCACACTTCACCTCGCCCAGGACCCCGAGGCCGACGAACTCCTCGGACGCAGCCCGCTCGCCGCGCTGGTCGGCATGCTGCTGGACCAGCAAGTGCCCATGGAGTGGGCGTTCAAGGGACCGTCGACCATCGCCCGGCGGATGAGCGCGGAGGACCTGGACGCGCACGACATCGCGGCGTACGACCCGGAGGGGTTCGCGGCGCTGCTCTCCGAGAAGCCGGCCGTGCACCGCTACCCCGGGTCGATGGCGGGGCGGGTGCAGCAGCTGTGCCGGTACCTCGTCGAGACGTACGACGGTGACGCCGAGGCCGTCTGGCGGGGCGTGTCCACCGGCGGGGAGCTGCTGAAGCGGCTCCGGGAACTGCCGGGCTTCGGCATGCAGAAGGCCCAGATCTTCCTGGCGCTGCTCGGCAAGCAGCTCGGCGTCCGCCCCGAGGGGTGGCGCGAGGCCGCGGGGGCGTACGGGGAGCCCGACTCCTTCCGGTCGGTCGCGGACATCAGGGGGCCGGAGTCCCTGACGAAGGTGCGGGCGCACAAGCAGGAGATGAAGGCGGCGGCGAAGGCGGCGAAGGCCTCCGGCACGTAG